The following are encoded together in the Triticum dicoccoides isolate Atlit2015 ecotype Zavitan chromosome 6B, WEW_v2.0, whole genome shotgun sequence genome:
- the LOC119326443 gene encoding putrescine hydroxycinnamoyltransferase 1-like, producing the protein MAGEEEVQVVESCFVTPVADAPSRAIRLSPFDLMLASRGYTPLVHFYRPPETVGDDFFDVTRLKTALGKALVPFYPLAGRLRAGGDGRLEIDCNGKGMLFLVAQSRLTMDDFSDFKPSSKQRRLFVPHVSDSDGLLWATQVTFLKCGGVVLGSAIHHAGMDGSVVFHFLRTWSAFSRDGDRAMVNLPCHDRSRLSARDPPVVHPYALSIFSPKINLPPQPGLVVNEVVALTLAKDQLSTLKHISGGDGVSTFSALSAHLWQCMCLARQLPPDATTQLMFSANIRRIMRPPLPDGYFGNAIINLSVGDKARAIASRELSYIARRIRDTHRRLNDELVHSAIDYLELAKRDDERPTTGNLPVTDIRVVSWLGMPSYDADFSWGRPLAMFRAEPNRGGFVHLIDSAQGDGSVRIIMSIEAAILSELKRLLYAKFDTMLYSKF; encoded by the exons atggccggcgaggaggaggtgcAGGTGGTGGAGTCCTGCTTCGTGACGCCGGTGGCGGACGCACCGAGCAGGGCGATCCGGCTCTCGCCGTTCGACCTCATGCTAGCCAGCAGAGGCTACACCCCACTCGTCCACTTCTACCGCCCACCAGAAACCGTGGGCGACGACTTCTTCGACGTGACAAGGTTGAAGACGGCGTTGGGCAAGGCGCTTGTGCCCTTCTACCCCCTGGCCGGCCGCTTGAGGGCGGGCGGCGACGGCAGGTTGGAGATCGACTGCAACGGCAAGGGCATGCTCTTCCTTGTGGCTCAGTCTCGTCTCACCATGGATGACTTCAGCGACTTCAAGCCATCATCAAAGCAGAGGAGGCTGTTTGTTCCTCATGTCAGCGACTCAGATGGCCTCTTATGGGCAACCCAG GTGACATTCTTAAAGTGTGGTGGGGTGGTCTTAGGGTCGGCAATCCATCATGCTGGTATGGACGGATCTGTTGTATTCCACTTCTTAAGGACATGGTCAGCTTTCTCCAGAGACGGCGACCGGGCTATGGTGAACCTCCCCTGCCATGATCGCTCGCGCTTGTCTGCGCGTGATCCACCTGTTGTTCATCCCTATGCTCTTTCCATTTTTAGCCCCAAGATAAACCTACCCCCACAGCCAGGGCTGGTCGTCAACGAGGTtgtagccctcacccttgccaaggaCCAACTTTCCACTCTCAAGCACATATCTGGTGGCGATGGCGTGAGCACCTTCAGCGCCTTGAGCGCCCACCTGTGGCAATGCATGTGTTTAGCCCGGCAGCTACCCCCGGATGCTACGACGCAGCTTATGTTCTCGGCCAACATCCGCCGCATCATGAGGCCACCACTCCCAGACGGCTACTTCGGCAACGCGATAATAAACCTAAGTGTCGGCGACAAAGCGCGTGCAATCGCCTCGCGCGAGCTGAGCTACATTGCGCGGCGAATAAGAGACACCCACAGACGGTTGAACGACGAGCTAGTGCATTCAGCAATCGACTACCTCGAGCTAGCAAAGAGGGACGACGAGCGCCCGACTACAGGCAATTTGCCGGTGACTGACATTAGAGTTGTCAGCTGGCTTGGCATGCCGTCGTACGATGCGGATTTCAGCTGGGGAAGGCCATTGGCTATGTTCCGTGCTGAACCAAACCGCGGAGGTTTTGTTCACCTGATTGACAGCGCACAGGGTGATGGCAGTGTGCGCATCATCATGTCTATAGAGGCTGCAATTCTCAGCGAGTTGAAGCGTTTGTTGTATGCCAAATTCGACACCATGTTGTATTCTAAGTTTTAA
- the LOC119322157 gene encoding uncharacterized protein LOC119322157 isoform X2 → MRTEVIKADTIDVAVKRILNELNESRQNVIYFDGWEGLGASSVLRDIARRLELKEPTRPPGLDFEQVFHIDCSKWESTRALQREIAEQLKLPNWVMKMFDNQDEEDDFNGIIDQSSRTEIADVAIEIQRSIQGRRFLAVLHNGSNEDIDISRLGLSVYPYLTNKVVWTFQGRFRMDPKMVDSVKKSKTTDVIVSASSDVRDPRELWLYLVHQEAVEVSFNKHGHCIINPEIAAECVLYMLKQSWISSQCHMIEYDWAIHSSNYWACDGIIALTEIDQSWQVSNALQRELLLLLDMDNRPNGDESRVVPSSSHLARSVECMPYWISTTTCGLVVSPSGAIPDNLFQNTHRLGVLKLSRCTFSFSSPPFLCCQSLRFLWLENCKDLVTSTSTTNHHPRDAHKEQELESSSTTSWECFQSLWVLDLRYTDWDQILSARVLDVMTQVRELNVMGARNWDISHIRGRLCNIRKLRITKSTCFFNNNVFSEMENMELLDFSGNHITQGMTCLSGPASTSLKSVIIDGCDGLENISFRGCKELSNVLLKGLFRGLEELELSGTRVKVLNLTGMEARSLPRQIIILGCEKLRAILWPLSMKKEGLPKVLHINTTSPSVTTYRGEAPPVHPHADLSLHQQKEEIFKGGWRICITDARLLSSLSPIERFLIGLHVHIDICPAVNIGGSSDKLVQVHLHTSTLMDSKYRDVLKEGPVAAMMMCDGPKIQRHWNNQVTCFIKLVMHGQGNRLLEDAAGASTSALLLPKFLCELATSLHVYDNLSITSIPGPPQGSKWSGLRWCCVERCPRLHTLFQRPPRDTRLSGLSDLGTLWASKLLSALYMWDNPVESNFVRLILLHLDHCPRLVHGIPLSRFWDRYTMRWLETIEIVYCGDIREVFPLSPERHEQDKIRVFRDLRRIHLHELPKLQRICGFRMSAPKLETIKIRGCWSLKRVPAIGRNTKPPKVDCEKEWWDNLEWDGLEKYHHPSLYEPSHSLYYKAQLPRGTVLR, encoded by the exons ATGCGTACGGAG GTTATCAAGGCAGACACCATTGATGTGGCCGTTAAAAGAATTCTCAATGAACTCAATGAAAGTAGACAGAACGTCATCTACTTCGATGGCTGGGAAGGACTGGGGGCATCTTCGGTCCTGCGAGACATAGCTCGACGCTTGGAATTAAAGGAACCGACTAGGCCTCCTGGACTGGATTTTGAGCAAGTCTTCCACATTGACTGCTCAAAGTGGGAGAGCACAAGAGCATTGCAGAGAGAAATCGCAGAGCAGCTCAAGCTTCCCAATTGGGTGATGAAGATGTTTGACAACCAAGATGAGGAGGATGATTTCAATGGGATTATTGATCAGAGCTCTCGCACAGAGATAGCAGATGTTGCAATTGAGATCCAGAGGAGCATTCAGGGCCGCAGATTTCTTGCTGTTCTTCACAACGGAAGCAATGAGGATATTGACATATCTAGACTTGGTCTTTCTGTATACCCGTATTTGACCAACAAGGTGGTATGGACTTTCCAAGGGAGGTTCCGGATGGATCCCAAGATGGTAGACAGTGTGAAGAAGAGCAAAACAACAGATGTTATTGTTTCAGCTTCAAGTGATGTACGAGATCCACGGGAGCTTTGGTTGTATCTAGTGCACCAAGAGGCTGTAGAAGTTTCTTTCAATAAGCATGGTCATTGCATCATCAATCCAGAGATTGCTGCAGAGTGTGTTTTGTATATGTTGAAACAATCCTGGATTAGCTCTCAGTGTCACATGATTGAATATGACTGGGCTATCCATAGCAGTAACTATTGGGCATGCGATGGGATCATCGCACTGACCGAGATAGACCAATCATGGCAAGTTAGCAATGCTCTGCAACGCGAGCTGTTGTTGTTGCTGGACATGGACAACCGCCCTAACGGTGATGAATCAAGAGTAGTGCCTTCCAGCTCTCACCTGGCAAGGTCTGTCGAGTGCATGCCATACTGGATTTCAACAACAACTTGTGGGCTTGTAGTGAGTCCCTCTGGTGCTATTCCCGACAACTTGTTCCAAAACACGCACAGACTTGGTGTGCTCAAGCTCTCAAGGTGTACTTTCAGTTTCTCATCGCCTCCATTCCTCTGTTGCCAGAGCCTGAGATTCTTGTGGCTTGAGAACTGCAAAGACCTTGTAACAAGCACAAGCACCACAAATCATCACCCAAGAGATGCACACAAGGAGCAGGAGTTGGAGAGCAGCAGCACGACATCTTGGGAATGCTTTCAAAGTTTGTGGGTGCTTGACCTGCGCTACACAGATTGGGATCAGATTTTGTCTGCAAGGGTGTTGGATGTGATGACTCAGGTCAGGGAGCTAAATGTAATGGGAGCCAGGAACTGGGACATTAGCCATATACGGGGACGGCTATGTAACATACGCAAGCTCCGGATAACAAAGTCCACCTGCTTCTTCAACAACAACGTGTTCTCAGAGATGGAAAACATGGAGCTTCTTGATTTTTCGGGAAATCACATCACACAAGGCATGACATGCTTATCTGGGCCAGCAAGCACTAGCCTGAAGAGCGTCATTATTGATGGATGTGATGGGTTAGAAAATATCTCTTTTAGGGGCTGCAAAGAATTGTCAAACGTGTTGTTGAAAGGATTATTTAGGGGTCTCGAGGAGCTGGAACTCTCAGGCACAAGAGTGAAAGTCCTCAATCTGACAGGAATGGAAGCCAGATCACTCCCCAGGCAGATCATCATCCTAGGCTGCGAGAAGCTCCGTGCAATATTGTGGCCACTGAGTATGAAAAAGGAAGGGTTGCCGAAAGTGTTGCACATTAACACCACCTCACCATCAGTAACAACTTACAGAGGGGAGGCACCACCTGTGCATCCACATGCTGATCTATCCCTCCACCAGCAGAAAGAGGAAATCTTTAAGGGCGGATGGCGGATTTGTATCACGGATGCAAGGCTCCTTAGTTCCCTCTCTCCCATAGAAAGGTTTTTAATAGGATTGCACGTACATATTGATATCTGCCCTGCAGTTAATATTGGTGGTAGCAGTGACAAACTAGTGCAAGTCCACCTGCATACAAGTACCTTAATGGACTCCAAGTACAGAGATGTCTTGAAGGAAGGCCCAGTTGCAGCAATGATGATGTGCGACGGCCCCAAGATACAGAGGCACTGGAATAACCAAGTTACATGTTTCATAAAGTTGGTGATGCACGGGCAGGGGAATAGACTCTTGGAGGATGCTGCGGGTGCTAGTACTAGTGCTTTATTATTGCCTAAATTTTTATGTGAGTTGGCTACATCGCTGCACGTGTATGATAACTTGTCCATCACTAGTATCCCTGGACCTCCCCAAGGATCAAAATGGAGTGGACTAAGATGGTGCTGCGTGGAGAGATGCCCCAGGTTACACACACTCTTTCAGAGACCTCCCCGTGACACTCGTTTGTCCGGCCTTTCGGATCTGGGGACATTATGGGCATCCAAGCTCCTCTCTGCACTATACATGTGGGACAATCCAGTTGAAAGTAACTTTGTTCGCCTGATCTTATTGCACCTGGACCACTGCCCTAGGCTCGTACATGGGATCCCCTTGTCCAGGTTTTGGGACAGATACACAATGAGGTGGCTGGAGACCATCGAAATAGTGTACTGCGGTGACATAAGGGAGGTATTCCCTTTGAGCCCTGAGCGTCATGAGCAGGATAAGATTAGAGTATTTCGTGATCTGAGGCGCATCCACCTGCACGAGCTCCCCAAGCTGCAGCGCATCTGTGGGTTCAGGATGTCCGCACCAAAACTCGAGACCATCAAGATCAGGGGCTGCTGGAGCCTCAAGCGTGTGCCAGCCATCGGACGCAACACCAAGCCACCCAAGGTAGACTGCGAGAAGGAATGGTGGGACAACCTGGAGTGGGACGGGTTGGAGAAGTACCACCACCCTTCCCTCTATGAGCCGAGCCACTCGCTGTACTACAAGGCCCAACTGCCCCGAGGCACCGTACTCAGGTGA
- the LOC119322157 gene encoding uncharacterized protein LOC119322157 isoform X1, producing the protein MRTEVIKADTIDVAVKRILNELNESRQNVIYFDGWEGLGASSVLRDIARRLELKEPTRPPGLDFEQVFHIDCSKWESTRALQREIAEQLKLPNWVMKMFDNQDEEDDFNGIIDQSSRTEIADVAIEIQRSIQGRRFLAVLHNGSNEDIDISRLGLSVYPYLTNKVVWTFQGRFRMDPKMVDSVKKSKTTDVIVSASSDVRDPRELWLYLVHQEAVEVSFNKHGHCIINPEIAAECVLYMLKQSWISSQCHMIEYDWAIHSSNYWACDGIIALTEIDQSWQVSNALQRELLLLLDMDNRPNGDESRVVPSSSHLARSVECMPYWISTTTCGLVVSPSGAIPDNLFQNTHRLGVLKLSRCTFSFSSPPFLCCQSLRFLWLENCKDLVTSTSTTNHHPRDAHKEQELESSSTTSWECFQSLWVLDLRYTDWDQILSARVLDVMTQVRELNVMGARNWDISHIRGRLCNIRKLRITKSTCFFNNNVFSEMENMELLDFSGNHITQGMTCLSGPASTSLKSVIIDGCDGLENISFRGCKELSNVLLKGLFRGLEELELSGTRVKVLNLTGMEARSLPRQIIILGCEKLRAILWPLSMKKEGLPKVLHINTTSPSVTTYRGEAPPVHPHADLSLHQQKEEIFKGGWRICITDARLLSSLSPIERFLIGLHVHIDICPAVNIGGSSDKLVQVHLHTSTLMDSKYRDVLKEGPVAAMMMCDGPKIQRHWNNQVTCFIKLVMHGQGNRLLEDAAGASTSALLLPKFLCELATSLHVYDNLSITSIPGPPQGSKWSGLRWCCVERCPRLHTLFQRPPRDTRLSGLSDLGTLWASKLLSALYMWDNPVESNFVRLILLHLDHCPRLVHGIPLSRFWDRYTMRWLETIEIVYCGDIREVFPLSPERHEQDKIRVFRDLRRIHLHELPKLQRICGFRMSAPKLETIKIRGCWSLKRVPAIGRNTKPPKVDCEKEWWDNLEWDGLEKYHHPSLYEPSHSLYYKAQLPRGTVLR; encoded by the exons ATGCGTACGGAG GTTATCAAGGCAGACACCATTGATGTGGCCGTTAAAAGAATTCTCAATGAACTCAATGAAAGTAGACAGAACGTCATCTACTTCGATGGCTGGGAAGGACTGGGGGCATCTTCGGTCCTGCGAGACATAGCTCGACGCTTGGAATTAAAGGAACCGACTAGGCCTCCTGGACTGGATTTTGAGCAAGTCTTCCACATTGACTGCTCAAAGTGGGAGAGCACAAGAGCATTGCAGAGAGAAATCGCAGAGCAGCTCAAGCTTCCCAATTGGGTGATGAAGATGTTTGACAACCAAGATGAGGAGGATGATTTCAATGGGATTATTGATCAGAGCTCTCGCACAGAGATAGCAGATGTTGCAATTGAGATCCAGAGGAGCATTCAGGGCCGCAGATTTCTTGCTGTTCTTCACAACGGAAGCAATGAGGATATTGACATATCTAGACTTGGTCTTTCTGTATACCCGTATTTGACCAACAAGGTGGTATGGACTTTCCAAGGGAGGTTCCGGATGGATCCCAAGATGGTAGACAGTGTGAAGAAGAGCAAAACAACAGATGTTATTGTTTCAGCTTCAAGTGATGTACGAGATCCACGGGAGCTTTGGTTGTATCTAGTGCACCAAGAGGCTGTAGAAGTTTCTTTCAATAAGCATGGTCATTGCATCATCAATCCAGAGATTGCTGCAGAGTGTGTTTTGTATATGTTGAAACAATCCTGGATTAGCTCTCAGTGTCACATGATTGAATATGACTGGGCTATCCATAGCAGTAACTATTGGGCATGCGATGGGATCATCGCACTGACCGAGATAGACCAATCATGGCAAGTTAGCAATGCTCTGCAACGCGAGCTGTTGTTGTTGCTGGACATGGACAACCGCCCTAACGGTGATGAATCAAGAGTAGTGCCTTCCAGCTCTCACCTGGCAAGGTCTGTCGAGTGCATGCCATACTGGATTTCAACAACAACTTGTGGGCTTGTAGTGAGTCCCTCTGGTGCTATTCCCGACAACTTGTTCCAAAACACGCACAGACTTGGTGTGCTCAAGCTCTCAAGGTGTACTTTCAGTTTCTCATCGCCTCCATTCCTCTGTTGCCAGAGCCTGAGATTCTTGTGGCTTGAGAACTGCAAAGACCTTGTAACAAGCACAAGCACCACAAATCATCACCCAAGAGATGCACACAAGGAGCAGGAGTTGGAGAGCAGCAGCACGACATCTTGGGAATGCTTTCAAAGTTTGTGGGTGCTTGACCTGCGCTACACAGATTGGGATCAGATTTTGTCTGCAAGGGTGTTGGATGTGATGACTCAGGTCAGGGAGCTAAATGTAATGGGAGCCAGGAACTGGGACATTAGCCATATACGGGGACGGCTATGTAACATACGCAAGCTCCGGATAACAAAGTCCACCTGCTTCTTCAACAACAACGTGTTCTCAGAGATGGAAAACATGGAGCTTCTTGATTTTTCGGGAAATCACATCACACAAGGCATGACATGCTTATCTGGGCCAGCAAGCACTAGCCTGAAGAGCGTCATTATTGATGGATGTGATGGGTTAGAAAATATCTCTTTTAGGGGCTGCAAAGAATTGTCAAACGTGTTGTTGAAAGGATTATTTAGGGGTCTCGAGGAGCTGGAACTCTCAGGCACAAGAGTGAAAGTCCTCAATCTGACAGGAATGGAAGCCAGATCACTCCCCAGGCAGATCATCATCCTAGGCTGCGAGAAGCTCCGTGCAATATTGTGGCCACTGAGTATGAAAAAGGAAGGGTTGCCGAAAGTGTTGCACATTAACACCACCTCACCATCAGTAACAACTTACAGAGGGGAGGCACCACCTGTGCATCCACATGCTGATCTATCCCTCCACCAGCAGAAAGAGGAAATCTTTAAGGGCGGATGGCGGATTTGTATCACGGATGCAAGGCTCCTTAGTTCCCTCTCTCCCATAGAAAGGTTTTTAATAGGATTGCACGTACATATTGATATCTGCCCTGCAGTTAATATTGGTGGTAGCAGTGACAAACTAGTGCAAGTCCACCTGCATACAAGTACCTTAATGGACTCCAAGTACAGAGATGTCTTGAAGGAAGGCCCAGTTGCAGCAATGATGATGTGCGACGGCCCCAAGATACAGAGGCACTGGAATAACCAAGTTACATGTTTCATAAAGTTGGTGATGCACGGGCAGGGGAATAGACTCTTGGAGGATGCTGCGGGTGCTAGTACTAGTGCTTTATTATTGCCTAAATTTTTATGTGAGTTGGCTACATCGCTGCACGTGTATGATAACTTGTCCATCACTAGTATCCCTGGACCTCCCCAAGGATCAAAATGGAGTGGACTAAGATGGTGCTGCGTGGAGAGATGCCCCAGGTTACACACACTCTTTCAGAGACCTCCCCGTGACACTCGTTTGTCCGGCCTTTCGGATCTGGGGACATTATGGGCATCCAAGCTCCTCTCTGCACTATACATGTGGGACAATCCAGTTGAAAGTAACTTTGTTCGCCTGATCTTATTGCACCTGGACCACTGCCCTAGGCTCGTACATGGGATCCCCTTGTCCAGGTTTTGGGACAGATACACAATGAGGTGGCTGGAGACCATCGAAATAGTGTACTGCGGTGACATAAGGGAGGTATTCCCTTTGAGCCCTGAGCGTCATGAGCAGGATAAGATTAGAGTATTTCGTGATCTGAGGCGCATCCACCTGCACGAGCTCCCCAAGCTGCAGCGCATCTGTGGGTTCAGGATGTCCGCACCAAAACTCGAGACCATCAAGATCAGGGGCTGCTGGAGCCTCAAGCGTGTGCCAGCCATCGGACGCAACACCAAGCCACCCAAGGTAGACTGCGAGAAGGAATGGTGGGACAACCTGGAGTGGGACGGGTTGGAGAAGTACCACCACCCTTCCCTCTATGAGCCGAGCCACTCGCTGTACTACAAGGCCCAACTGCCCCGAGGCACCGTACTCAG GTAG